A genomic segment from Colletotrichum higginsianum IMI 349063 chromosome 5, whole genome shotgun sequence encodes:
- a CDS encoding Polyketide synthase: protein MAARRRLLNHPALQYGLGNIRRVSRDAQVAAGFQTQLNIIPQARPLAADSAVLRMEEAFEVDAQFALSLNCLLHANNRVVFEADFDPVTLPASQMRRIFRQFVFTLSWLLRVPRETTTIRQFSPLNPGDLSEILDWNRNVPDSSDECLHNLFKARARQQSSAPAVVAPDGTLTYAELDDMSDRLAHHLRLRGVGPEKKVPLLFGKTMWSIVSFLGVMKAGGVCVPMDPSHPRRRIQDIITRCHACLVLTSKHTEAIVVDYIPTPAVEHFTVSAESLGALPSHTSLLLPQEEEPSPANAAYILFTSGSTGNPKGVVLEHRNLASTLTHYGRRVGWEASGGCRVLQFSSFVWDTHTLEVFGTLLWGGCVCMPSEAQRADLESFIHDKAVEWVILTPTVLRTLDAHAPEVATVRTVVSCGEPVDLSAVRNWSSSPSRRFINEYGPCEVSGRCTLTELTTHSPFLESVGKPVDCAVWIVSLQDPTQLAPIGTIGEIIVQGPGVARGYLDDEALTTASFVSRPSWLPPDQPRCDRARRFYCTGDTARYNADGSMTFTGRRDGQVKIRGQRFELGEVERALVRSAGVREAIACVQPWRDSGSTLTAVLSLDDTETELEGGTGEHPLRQVSMPTGYDLPRRLRDIRDDVAALLPSYMVPEACLVVQGMPLTTSGKLDRTSVITWVQSQDMEAARAAFQPASAADVLTAPASDREKLLRSVWASVLDIPEQEIGRESNFLALGGDSIAAMRAANLLRKRGLVVPLQALVQSSNLAATTDHCEAVTELPRPAAGPLQPDDTPAVQDVRVEGFASTDIEAVAEATDAQASMVALGELDPHALVLKTGLVFERGVDRTRIEHACRQVLQHHGILRTVFVQRGPKLYQVVLKRPADSQIQPDCEDGSNRQHDDILTRFYVASDSQHCCCYRLRLEIHHALYDAVSLDLVWKDVAAAYAGRKLSDGTSFLEWAGRLARLDHSRAKRFWREALQGSRLTYLVPPRQAPGTIRQVTLQVPLRSLEVPGVTTANLFAAAWALVMGREAGTQDVVFAEILANRYSPSVDMDQETVLGPCMNTNPVRARFDSSMTFVSVATRLQEQSLAAAPFAYLGYRTIQKDCTDWPLNSLFGSVVNFQSPRAGVVGKQTDRHQSMDVQGTYRFPKPSSGETGAGGLFHHVALREPGPFRRGS from the exons ATGGCCGCAAGGAGGCGGCTGCTCAACCACCCGGCGCTGCAGTACGGGCTGGGCAACATCCGCCGGGTCAGCCGCGAcgcccaggtcgccgccggcttccaGACCCAGCTCAACATTATCCCCCAAGCCCgccccctcgccgccgattCGGCCGTACTTCGGATGGAGGAAgccttcgaggtcgacgcgcAGTTCGCCCTATCCTTGAACTGCCTCCTCCACGCCAACAACAGGgtcgtcttcgaggccgaCTTTGACCCGGTAACGTTGCCCGCGAGCCAGATGCGGAGGATATTCCGGCAGTTTGTCTTCACGCTCTCGTGGCTGTTGAGAGTGCCGAGGGAGACCACGACGATCAGACAGTTCTCGCCGCTGAACCCGGGAGATTTGTCGGAAATCCTGGATTGGAACCGAAACGTGCCGGACTCCTCGGACGAGTGTCTGCACAACCTCTTCAAGGCTCGGGCCCGGCAGCAATCGTCGGCCCCGGCCGTGGTCGCCCCGGATGGAACGCTGACGtacgccgagctggacgacaTGTCTGACAGGCTGGCTCATCACCTCCGTCTTCGAGGAGTCGGTCCGGAGAAGAAGGTCCCTCTGCTGTTTGGGAAGACGATGTGGTCCATCGTGTCATTCCTGGGTGTGATGAAGGCTGGAGGCGTCTGCGTCCCGATGGATCCGTCTCATCCACGCCGGCGAATACAGGACATCATCACGAGATGCCATGCCTGTTTGGTTTTAACGTCGAAACACACGGAGGCTATCGTCGTGGACTACATACCAACACCCGCGGTCGAACACTTCACCGTCAGCGCGGAGTCGCTCGGGGCTCTCCCCAGTCATACATCCTTGCTCCTCCCACAGGAAGAAGAACCTTCACCGGCGAACGCTGCGTACATCCTCTTCACCAGCGGGAGCACCGGGAACCCCAAaggcgtcgtcctcgagcatcGAAACCTGGCTTCCACGCTCACCCACTACGGCAGGCGGGTGGGCTGGGAAGCGAGCGGCGGCTGTCGCGTGCTCCAGTTCTCCTCCTTCGTGTGGGACACGCATACCCTCGAGGTCTTTGGCACGCTGCTCTGGGGCGGTTGCGTGTGCATGCCCTCCGAGGCCCAGCGGGCCGACCTCGAATCCTTCATCCACGACAAGGCCGTCGAATGGGTCATCCTGACGCCCACCGTCCTCCGGACGCTCGACGCGCATGCGCCCGAGGTGGCCACTGTGAGGACGGTCGTGTCGTGTGGCGAGCCCGTAGACCTCTCCGCGGTGCGCAACTGGAGCAGCAGCCCTTCACGCCGCTTCATCAACGAGTACGGACCCTGCGAGGTCTCCGGGCGCTGTACTCTGACGGAACTGACCACACATTCGCCCTTTCTCGAGAGTGTTGGCAAGCCCGTGGACTGTGCCGTGTGGATTGTGTCGCTACAAGACCCGACACAACTGGCCCCTATCG GCACGATAGGCGAGATCATCGTCCAAGGGCCCGGCGTCGCTCGGGGGTATCTTGATGATGAGGCCCTCACGACGGCTTCCTTTGTCTCCCGACCCTCATGGCTTCCTCCAGATCAGCCACGTTGTGACAGGGCCCGTCGCTTTTATTGCACCGGCGATACGGCACGGTACAACGCAGACGGAAGCATGACATTTACTGGAAGACGAGACGGGCAAGTCAAGATTCGAGGCCAGCGGTTCGAGCTCGGAGAAGTGGAACGGGCACTCGTCCGCTCGGCGGGCGTtcgcgaggccatcgcctGCGTCCAGCCATGGCGTGATAGTGGCAGCACTCTCACTGCTGTGCTGTCTCTGGACGATACAGAGACAGAACTCGAGGGCGGCACAGGAGAACATCCTCTGAGGCAGGTCTCCATGCCTACGGGCTATGATCTCCCCCGGCGGCTTAGGGATATCAGGGACGACgtggccgccctcctcccctcgtACATGGTGCCCGAGGCCTGCTTGGTAGTGCAAGGcatgcccttgacgacgtcgggGAAACTCGATCGCACATCAGTCATCACCTGGGTCCAGTCGCAAGACATGGAGGCGGCACGAGCTGCCTTCCAGCCTgcgtccgccgccgacgtgTTGACGGCACCAGCGTCTGACCGCGAGAAGCTGTTGCGTTCGGTCTGGGCTTCCGTGTTGGATATACCCGAGCAGGAAATCGGACGTGAAAGCAACTTCCTGGCCCTCGGGGGAGACAGTATCGCCGCCATGCGAGCAGCCAATCTTCTCCGCAAACGCGGTCTTGTTGTGCCTCTACAGGCCCTGGTCCAAAGCTCCAACCTCGCTGCGACGACGGATCACTGTGAGGCCGTCACGGAGTTGCCCAGGCCAGCCGCCGGCCCTCTTCAACCCGATGACACGCCTGCGGTCCAAGATGTTCGGGTTGAAGGGTTTGCCAGTACCGATATCGAAGCCGTTGCCGAGGCAACAGACGCGCAGGCGTCCATGGTCGCGCTGGGAGAGTTGGACCCCCATGCGTTGGTATTGAAGACCGGCCTGGTGTTCGAGCGAGGCGTGGACAGAACCCGGATCGAGCACGCGTGCCGACAAGTCCTGCAGCACCACGGGATCCTGCGGACGGTTTTCGTTCAGAGGGGACCTAAGCTTTATCAGGTTGTTCTGAAGCGCCCGGCCGACTCGCAGATCCAGCCAGACTGTGAAGACGGGTCGAATCGTCAGCACGACGATATCCTGACACGGTTCTACGTCGCCTCCGACAGCCAacactgctgctgctaccgcctccgcctcgagATCCACCACGCCCTGTACGACGCCGTATCCCTGGACCTGGTGTGGAAAGACGTCGCGGCTGCGTATGCCGGGCGGAAGCTCTCTGACGGAACGTCGTTTCTCGAATGGGCCGGCCGGCTCGCCCGGCTGGATCACTCACGAGCGAAGCGGTTCTGGAGAGAGGCGCTGCAGGGTTCTCGCCTGACGTACCTGGTGCCGCCGCGGCAGGCTCCCGGGACGATCAGGCAGGTCACGCTCCAGGTCCCTCTCCGGTCGCTCGAGGTGCCCGGCGTGACGACCGCGAACCTCTTCGCGGCCGCCTGGGCCTTGGTGATGGGCCGCGAGGCCGGCACGCAGGATGTCGTCTTTGCCGAAATCCTCGCCAACCGCTACAGCCCGTCGGTCGACATGGACCAGGAAACCGTCCTTGGGCCGTGCATGAACACCAACCCCGTGAGGGCTCGGTTCGACTCGAGCATGACTTTCGTCTCGGTGGCTACCCGGCTGCAGGAGCAgtcccttgccgccgccccgttTGCCTACCTCGGTTACCGGACGATTCAAAAAGACTGCACCGATTGGCCTTTGAACAGTCTTTTTGGGTCCGTGGTCAACTTCCAGAGCCCCAGAGCT GGAGTTGTTGGAAAGCAAACCGACCGACATCAGTCCATGGACGTCCAAGGCACGTACCGGTTCCCCAAGCCCAGTTCAGGAGAGACCGGTGCCGGCGGTCTCTTCCACCACGTCGCCTTGCGCGAGCCAGGACCCTTTAGACGAGGCTCCTGA